Proteins co-encoded in one Prunus persica cultivar Lovell chromosome G6, Prunus_persica_NCBIv2, whole genome shotgun sequence genomic window:
- the LOC18773486 gene encoding uncharacterized protein LOC18773486 isoform X2: MGAANSKVEEDKALQLCRERKKYVKQALDGRCSLAAAHLMYIQSLKNTGTALRKFVDLGAPIESSLYTSTNATPEPLVQTEKSLSHFSFSSPSMSQHIDAAETFSPSPSPPNSTRFHLNHMKFRGSFSKKVEEKPPTPVTATVTSSSTPQNTTPRSAEKPEVSPFEASSHPPQTPPWDYFDFFHPIDHQFSFQEGKGVNQVFENNDDMRRLREEEGIPELEDEEEKVSFLGREESEDSEDEFDEPATDTLVRSFENLNRVHDHVEASASPTMPSAESVTSETELLNGEKSNSPDLSPLRATSSVFAVETDSNRTPVKEDCIESKVAPKDFFSSMKDIEVLFIKAFESGKEIPRMLEANKFHFRPLFPAKESGSISSTFLKACFSCGDDPSQVQEEPPQTAVKYLTWHRTTSSRSSSSRNPLGANSRDDIEDLTGNLFDNFCMNSGSHASTLDRLYAWERKLYDEVKASEMVRRDYDIKCKILRELESKGETSQKIDKTRAVVKDLHSRIRVAIHRIHSISKRIEDLRDKELQPQLEELIEGLSRMWEVMLECHKLQFHIISIAYNNGNTKFSVQSESRRQITIHLEDELSSLSSSFMKWFGAQKSYLKSIDGWLLKCVSFPQKASKKKRRPQEIPFRYYGPPIYVTCGIWLEKLEKLEKPPAKELVDSIKSLAAETSRFLPRQEKKEGKDANQSDLTSWKHDNGSDSAVNMLRDEVSQDGDSGFDNFQISLAGFCCKLNNFAESSVKMYLDLQEAIQRAKSNYEQFKAQSSV; the protein is encoded by the exons GCAGGCACTTGATGGAAGGTGCTCACTAGCAGCAGCTCATCTTATGTATATTCAATCACTAAAGAATACGGGAACCGCTCTTAGGAAATTTGTCGATCTTGGCGCTCCCATTGAGTCTTCCTTGTACACTTCCACTAATGCAACGCCAGAGCCTCTTGTTCAAACTGAGAAGTCCCTTTCtcacttctctttttcttctccatccATGTCACAACACATTGATGCAGCTGAAACTTTttctccatctccatctccTCCAAATTCTACCCGATTTCACTTAAATCATATGAAATTCAGGGGTAGCTTTTCCAAAAAGGTAGAAGAAAAACCTCCTACGCCTGTTACTGCAACAGTAACCTCCTCGAGCACCCCACAGAATACCACGCCTCGCTCCGCTGAAAAACCTGAAGTATCACCATTTGAAGCTTCTTCTCACCCACCTCAAACTCCACCATGGGATTACTTCGATTTCTTTCACCCAATTGACCAtcagttttcttttcaagaagGGAAGGGAGTGAACCAGgtgtttgaaaataatgatgaTATGAGAAGACTTAGGGAAGAGGAGGGAATTCCTGAGctggaagatgaagaagagaaggttTCTTTTCTAGGGAGGGAAGAATCTGAAGATTCTGAAGATGAGTTTGATGAGCCTGCTACAGATACTCTAGTTAGAAGTTTTGAAAACCTTAATAGAGTACATGATCATGTTGAAGCTAGCGCTTCACCCACAATGCCTTCTGCAGAAAGTgtaacttcagaaactgagttACTGAATGGGGAGAAAAGTAACTCTCCTGATTTGTCGCCATTAAGAGCCACATCCTCAGTATTTGCAGTTGAAACTGACTCAAATAGAACACCAGTTAAAGAAGATTGTATTGAAAGTAAGGTTGCCccaaaagattttttttcaagcATGAAAGATATTGAAGTTCTCTTTATAAAAGCTTTTGAGTCCGGTAAAGAAATTCCCAGAATGCTTGAAGCAAATAAGTTTCATTTCCGTCCGCTATTTCCGGCAAAAGAAA GTGGATCAATTTCATCTACATTCCTGAAGGCTTGTTTCTCCTGTGGTGACGACCCAAGTCAAGTTCAGGAAG AGCCTCCTCAAACTGCTGTGAAGTACTTAACTTGGCACAGGACGACATCATCTCGGTCCTCTTCATCGAGGAATCCTTTAGGGGCAAACTCAAGAGATGATATTGAGGATCTTACTGGTAACCTCTTTGATAACTTCTGCATGAATTCAGGCAGTCATGCCTCAACCTTGGATAGATTATATGCATGGGAGAGGAAGCTTTATGACGAGGTCAAG GCTAGTGAGATGGTTAGAAGGGATTACGACATAAAGTGTAAGATTTTAAGGGAACTAGAATCAAAAGGAGAAACTTCtcaaaaaattgataaaactCGTGCTGTTGTCAAGGATCTGCATTCTAGGATCAGAGTTGCTATTCACAGAATTCACTCTATATCAAAGAGGATTGAGGACTTACGAGACAAAGAGCTCCAGCCACAACTTGAAGAGTTGATTGAGGG GTTAAGTCGGATGTGGGAGGTGATGCTTGAATGTCACAAGCTTCAGTTTCACATAATCTCGATAGCTTACAACAATGGCAACACCAAATTCTCTGTACAGTCAGAATCACGTCGTCAGATTACCATCCATCTTGAAGATGAACTCAGCTCTCTATCATCAAGTTTTATGAAGTGGTTTGGTGCTCAAAAGTCTTATCTGAAGTCTATAGATGGCTGGCTTTTAAAATGTGTCTCTTTTCCACAGAAGgcttccaaaaagaaaaggaggccACAAGAAATCCCCTTTCGGTACTATGGCCCTCCAATATATGTCACCTGTGGTATCTGGTTAGAGAAGCTTGAGAAGCTTGAGAAGCCGCCTGCCAAGGAACTGGTAGATTCTATAAAGAGTTTAGCAGCTGAAACTTCCAGGTTTTTACCAcgacaagaaaagaaagaagggaaggATGCTAACCAATCAGATTTAACATCCTGGAAACATGATAATGGTAGTGATTCTGCAGTTAATATGTTGAGAGATGAAGTTTCTCAAGACGGGGATTCAGGTTTTGACAATTTCCAAATAAGCTTGGCAGGGTTTTGTTGTAAGTTGAACAACTTTGCAGAGTCATCTGTGAAGATGTATTTAGATCTTCAGGAGGCCATTCAACGTGCTAAGAGCAACTATGAGCAGTTTAAGGCTCaatcttcagtttga
- the LOC18773486 gene encoding uncharacterized protein LOC18773486 isoform X1, giving the protein MGAANSKVEEDKALQLCRERKKYVKQALDGRCSLAAAHLMYIQSLKNTGTALRKFVDLGAPIESSLYTSTNATPEPLVQTEKSLSHFSFSSPSMSQHIDAAETFSPSPSPPNSTRFHLNHMKFRGSFSKKVEEKPPTPVTATVTSSSTPQNTTPRSAEKPEVSPFEASSHPPQTPPWDYFDFFHPIDHQFSFQEGKGVNQVFENNDDMRRLREEEGIPELEDEEEKVSFLGREESEDSEDEFDEPATDTLVRSFENLNRVHDHVEASASPTMPSAESVTSETELLNGEKSNSPDLSPLRATSSVFAVETDSNRTPVKEDCIESKVAPKDFFSSMKDIEVLFIKAFESGKEIPRMLEANKFHFRPLFPAKETGGSISSTFLKACFSCGDDPSQVQEEPPQTAVKYLTWHRTTSSRSSSSRNPLGANSRDDIEDLTGNLFDNFCMNSGSHASTLDRLYAWERKLYDEVKASEMVRRDYDIKCKILRELESKGETSQKIDKTRAVVKDLHSRIRVAIHRIHSISKRIEDLRDKELQPQLEELIEGLSRMWEVMLECHKLQFHIISIAYNNGNTKFSVQSESRRQITIHLEDELSSLSSSFMKWFGAQKSYLKSIDGWLLKCVSFPQKASKKKRRPQEIPFRYYGPPIYVTCGIWLEKLEKLEKPPAKELVDSIKSLAAETSRFLPRQEKKEGKDANQSDLTSWKHDNGSDSAVNMLRDEVSQDGDSGFDNFQISLAGFCCKLNNFAESSVKMYLDLQEAIQRAKSNYEQFKAQSSV; this is encoded by the exons GCAGGCACTTGATGGAAGGTGCTCACTAGCAGCAGCTCATCTTATGTATATTCAATCACTAAAGAATACGGGAACCGCTCTTAGGAAATTTGTCGATCTTGGCGCTCCCATTGAGTCTTCCTTGTACACTTCCACTAATGCAACGCCAGAGCCTCTTGTTCAAACTGAGAAGTCCCTTTCtcacttctctttttcttctccatccATGTCACAACACATTGATGCAGCTGAAACTTTttctccatctccatctccTCCAAATTCTACCCGATTTCACTTAAATCATATGAAATTCAGGGGTAGCTTTTCCAAAAAGGTAGAAGAAAAACCTCCTACGCCTGTTACTGCAACAGTAACCTCCTCGAGCACCCCACAGAATACCACGCCTCGCTCCGCTGAAAAACCTGAAGTATCACCATTTGAAGCTTCTTCTCACCCACCTCAAACTCCACCATGGGATTACTTCGATTTCTTTCACCCAATTGACCAtcagttttcttttcaagaagGGAAGGGAGTGAACCAGgtgtttgaaaataatgatgaTATGAGAAGACTTAGGGAAGAGGAGGGAATTCCTGAGctggaagatgaagaagagaaggttTCTTTTCTAGGGAGGGAAGAATCTGAAGATTCTGAAGATGAGTTTGATGAGCCTGCTACAGATACTCTAGTTAGAAGTTTTGAAAACCTTAATAGAGTACATGATCATGTTGAAGCTAGCGCTTCACCCACAATGCCTTCTGCAGAAAGTgtaacttcagaaactgagttACTGAATGGGGAGAAAAGTAACTCTCCTGATTTGTCGCCATTAAGAGCCACATCCTCAGTATTTGCAGTTGAAACTGACTCAAATAGAACACCAGTTAAAGAAGATTGTATTGAAAGTAAGGTTGCCccaaaagattttttttcaagcATGAAAGATATTGAAGTTCTCTTTATAAAAGCTTTTGAGTCCGGTAAAGAAATTCCCAGAATGCTTGAAGCAAATAAGTTTCATTTCCGTCCGCTATTTCCGGCAAAAGAAA CAGGTGGATCAATTTCATCTACATTCCTGAAGGCTTGTTTCTCCTGTGGTGACGACCCAAGTCAAGTTCAGGAAG AGCCTCCTCAAACTGCTGTGAAGTACTTAACTTGGCACAGGACGACATCATCTCGGTCCTCTTCATCGAGGAATCCTTTAGGGGCAAACTCAAGAGATGATATTGAGGATCTTACTGGTAACCTCTTTGATAACTTCTGCATGAATTCAGGCAGTCATGCCTCAACCTTGGATAGATTATATGCATGGGAGAGGAAGCTTTATGACGAGGTCAAG GCTAGTGAGATGGTTAGAAGGGATTACGACATAAAGTGTAAGATTTTAAGGGAACTAGAATCAAAAGGAGAAACTTCtcaaaaaattgataaaactCGTGCTGTTGTCAAGGATCTGCATTCTAGGATCAGAGTTGCTATTCACAGAATTCACTCTATATCAAAGAGGATTGAGGACTTACGAGACAAAGAGCTCCAGCCACAACTTGAAGAGTTGATTGAGGG GTTAAGTCGGATGTGGGAGGTGATGCTTGAATGTCACAAGCTTCAGTTTCACATAATCTCGATAGCTTACAACAATGGCAACACCAAATTCTCTGTACAGTCAGAATCACGTCGTCAGATTACCATCCATCTTGAAGATGAACTCAGCTCTCTATCATCAAGTTTTATGAAGTGGTTTGGTGCTCAAAAGTCTTATCTGAAGTCTATAGATGGCTGGCTTTTAAAATGTGTCTCTTTTCCACAGAAGgcttccaaaaagaaaaggaggccACAAGAAATCCCCTTTCGGTACTATGGCCCTCCAATATATGTCACCTGTGGTATCTGGTTAGAGAAGCTTGAGAAGCTTGAGAAGCCGCCTGCCAAGGAACTGGTAGATTCTATAAAGAGTTTAGCAGCTGAAACTTCCAGGTTTTTACCAcgacaagaaaagaaagaagggaaggATGCTAACCAATCAGATTTAACATCCTGGAAACATGATAATGGTAGTGATTCTGCAGTTAATATGTTGAGAGATGAAGTTTCTCAAGACGGGGATTCAGGTTTTGACAATTTCCAAATAAGCTTGGCAGGGTTTTGTTGTAAGTTGAACAACTTTGCAGAGTCATCTGTGAAGATGTATTTAGATCTTCAGGAGGCCATTCAACGTGCTAAGAGCAACTATGAGCAGTTTAAGGCTCaatcttcagtttga